From Candoia aspera isolate rCanAsp1 chromosome 4, rCanAsp1.hap2, whole genome shotgun sequence, a single genomic window includes:
- the LOC134496846 gene encoding olfactory receptor 11G2-like produces the protein MELANGTTVQEFILLGLEGGQKKRFFLLILFTIIYISTLAENITIIMLVHVDAQLAQLPMYNFLGNFSLLEICYVTTIMPQMLFDLASPEGIISFQACFLQFYIFYSLGSTEDFFLSAMALDRYLAICHPLRYPTFMSKKTCSKLVAGCWIAGFLVYAAPVILISRLSFCGRNISDHFLCDQGILSLACPPFGNAPFILFSMNILIIIGNLIFVTISYGTIILTLVKSSNQHSRKKAFSTISFHLMVVTLFYGSVAGMYVAPSGNGQSHVTKIVTVFYTAITPFLNPMIYCLRNNQMKEALDRVLRRMEQQMRKKMGL, from the coding sequence ATGGAGCTGGCCAATGGAACTACAGTCCAGGAATTCATTTTGTTAGGTTTGGAGGGCGGGCAGAAAAAACGATTCTTCCTCCTTATCCTTTTTACTATCATCTACATAAGCACTTTGGCTGAGAATATCACTATTATCATGCTGGTACATGTAGATGCACAATTAGCTCAGCTCCCCATGTACAACTTTTTGGGAAACTTCTCCCTGCTGGAGATCTGCTATGTGACCACCATCATGCCACAAATGCTCTTTGATCTGGCTTCTCCTGAAGGGATCATCTCGTTCCAAGCCTGTTTCCTTCAGTTCTACATTTTCTACTCACTTGGCAGCACTGAAgacttctttctctcagccatgGCCTTGGATCGCTATCTAGCCATCTGCCACCCACTCCGCTACCCAACATTTATGTCTAAAAAGACCTGTTCCAAGCTTGTTGCTGGTTGCTGGATTGCTGGCTTTTTGGTATATGCTGCCCCAGTAATTTTGATCTCTAGGCTGTCCTTCTGTGGTCGCAATATCTCTGACCACTTTTTGTGTGATCAAGGGATCCTGTCCTTGGCTTGCCCTCCATTTGGGAATGCTCCATTTATCCTATTTTCCATGAATATTCTGATCATAATAGGCAATTTAATTTTTGTAACTATTTCCTATGGCACTATCATTCTCACACTGGTAAAATCCTCTAACCAACATAGCAGGAAAAAAGCCTTCTCCACCATATCCTTCCACCTCATGGTGGTGACCCTCTTCTATGGTTCTGTGGCAGGAATGTATGTAGCTCCAAGTGGGAATGGTCAGTCACATGTCACTAAAATAGTCACTGTCTTCTACACTGCCATTACTCCCTTTCTCAACCCAATGATCTACTGTCTGAGGAATAATCAGATGAAGGAGGCCCTGGACAGGGTGCTGAGAAGGATGGAGCAACAAATGAGGAAAAAGATGGGTTTATGA
- the LOC134497434 gene encoding olfactory receptor 11H6-like has protein sequence MELGNRTTVQEFILLGLEDGQQRRFYLLIFFTILYIITLIENTTIISLVYVDDQLAQLPMYILLGNFSWLEMCYVTTTIPRMIFDLASPQGTISFHACFLQFYIFFSFGSTECFFLSVMALDRYLAICHPLHYPTIMSQKNCSKLVAGCWIAGFLGYAVPVTLISRLSFCGSNIIDNFVCDQGILSLACPPFKNASFISQISMNIFTILGNLIFVTISYGTIIHTLMKSSNQCSRKKAFSTISFHLMVVTLFYGSVAGMYVAPSGEGQSHITKIITVFYTAITPFLNPMIYCLRNDQVKEALGRVLRRMEQRLRKKMTI, from the coding sequence ATGGAGCTGGGCAACAGGACCACAGTCCAAGAATTCATATTGCTGGGTTTAGAGGATGGGCAGCAAAGGCGGTTCTACCTTCTTATCTTTTTTACTATTCTTTACATAATTACTTTGATTGAAAACACCACTATTATCAGTCTGGTATATGTAGATGACCAGTTGGCCCAGCTGCCCATGTATATCCTCTTGGGAAACTTTTCCTGGCTGGAGATGTGCTATGTGACCACCACCATACCCCGTATGATCTTTGATCTGGCTTCTCCTCAAGGAACCATCTCCTTCCATGCCTGTTTCCTTCAGTTCTACATTTTCTTCTCATTTGGCAGCACTGAATGCTTCTTCCTCTCTGTCATGGCATTAGATCGCTACTTGGCCATTTGCCACCCACTCCACTACCCAACAATTATGTCTCAGAAAAACTGTTCCAAGCTTGTGGCTGGCTGCTGGATTGCTGGGTTCTTGGGATATGCTGTCCCAGTAACTTTGATCTCCAGACTCTCCTTCTGTGGCTCCAATATCATTGACAATTTTGTGTGTGATCAAGGCATCCTATCCCTGGCTTGTCcgccttttaaaaatgcttcctttATCAGCCAGATTTCCATGAATATTTTCACCATATTAGGCAACTTAATTTTTGTAACTATTTCCTATGGCACTATCATTCACACACTGATGAAATCCTCTAACCAATGTAGCAGGAAGAAGGCCTTCTCCACCATATCCTTCCATCTCATGGTGGTGACCCTTTTCTACGGTTCTGTGGCAGGAATGTATGTAGCTCCAAGTGGAGAAGGTCAATCACATATCACTAAAATAATCACTGTCTTCTACACTGCCATCACACCTTTTCTCAACCCCATGATCTACTGTCTGCGGAATGATCAGGTGAAGGAGGCCCTGGGCAGGGTGCTGAGAAGGATGGAGCAAAGGCTGAGGAAAAAGATGACAATATGA